A region from the Silene latifolia isolate original U9 population chromosome 7, ASM4854445v1, whole genome shotgun sequence genome encodes:
- the LOC141591394 gene encoding L-ascorbate oxidase homolog, with protein sequence MATENISFIHCIVGLVTILSVSFAKADNPYRFFTWTVTYGTISPLGVPQQGILINGQFPGPTLDCVTNDNIVLNVINNLDDPFLLTWNGIKQRKNSWQDGVLGTNCPIPPNSNYTYNFQTKDQIGSYTYFPSTSMHRLAGGFGALNVYSRPRIPVPYADPAADFSLLIGDWYKTSHMTLQQTLDAGKALPFPDGLLINGQTRTSFTADQGKTYKYRVSNVGLSTTFNFRIQGHKLKVVEIEGSNVLQNVYDSVDVHVGQSLSILVTLDQAPKDYYIVATTRFSRIVHTAAAVLHYSNSRMQVSGPLPAPPSGQYHWSMQQARTFRWNLTSNAARPNPQGSYHYGLIPIAKTFVLANSAPLINGKQRYAINRVSYIHPGTPLKLADYFNITGVFSVDSIQSNPSDGAAYLGTSVLGASLHNFIEVVFQNDEKTLQSWHLDGYDFWVVGFGSGKWTPKTRKNYNLKDALTRHTTQVYPKSWTATLVSLDNQGMWNLRSAMWGRHYLGQQLYLRVWNSEKSLSNEYDPPTDMLLCGKAIGLHT encoded by the exons ATGGCAACGGAGAATATAAGTTTTATACATTGCATTGTTGGGCTTGTCACAATATTGAGCGTTTCGTTCGCCAAAGCAGACAACCCTTACAGATTTTTCACTTGGACCGTCACTTACGGCACTATTTCTCCTCTTGGTGTTCCCCAACAG GGAATATTAATCAATGGACAATTTCCTGGTCCTACACTCGACTGTGTTACAAATGACAACATTGtgctcaatgtcatcaataacttGGATGACCCCTTCCTTCTCACTTG GAATGGAATTAAGCAAAGGAAAAATTCATGGCAAGATGGAGTGTTGGGGACTAATTGCCCAATCCCTCCAAATTCAAACTACACATACAACTTCCAGACAAAAGATCAGATTGGCTCCTACACATACTTCCCTTCAACCTCGATGCACCGACTAGCTGGTGGCTTTGGAGCCCTTAATGTCTACTCAAGGCCTAGGATCCCCGTTCCTTATGCTGACCCTGCTGCTGACTTCTCTCTGCTTATTGGTGATTGGTACAAGACTAGCCATATG ACCTTACAGCAAACTCTGGATGCAGGGAAGGCTCTTCCATTCCCTGATGGTTTGCTTATAAATGGCCAGACTCGCACCTCGTTCACTGCTGACCAAG GTAAAACATACAAGTACAGGGTCTCAAATGTTGGGCTGTCCACTACATTTAATTTCAGGATCCAGGGTCACAAGTTGAAGGTGGTTGAAATCGAAGGGTCTAATGTTCTTCAGAACGTATATGATTCAGTCGATGTGCACGTGGGTCAGTCTCTTTCTATCCTTGTGACCTTAGACCAAGCTCCTAAGGACTACTACATTGTTGCTACTACAAGGTTCTCTCGAATAGTTCACACCGCAGCTGCAGTACTCCACTACTCCAACTCTCGTATGCAGGTCTCTGGACCTTTGCCTGCTCCCCCTTCTGGCCAATATCACTGGTCTATGCAGCAAGCCAGAACCTTCAG GTGGAATCTAACATCAAATGCAGCCAGGCCTAACCCTCAGGGATCCTATCACTATGGCCTTATCCCAATTGCAAAGACCTTTGTGTTAGCCAACTCGGCACCTCTAATCAATGGGAAGCAACGTTATGCAATCAACCGTGTGTCCTATATCCACCCTGGCACCCCTCTGAAGCTAGCTGATTACTTCAACATTACAGGAGTTTTCAGTGTGGATTCCATCCAAAGCAACCCTTCAGATGGGGCAGCGTACCTTGGCACATCTGTTTTGGGTGCTTCTCTCCATAATTTCATCGAGGTTGTGTTTCAAAATGATGAGAAGACATTGCAGTCTTGGCATCTTGATGGTTACGATTTCTGGGTTGTTGG TTTCGGTTCTGGTAAATGGACACCAAAGACGCGAAAGAATTACAATCTGAAAGATGCTCTTACCAGACACACTACTCAG GTTTACCCAAAGTCGTGGACTGCAACATTAGTGTCCTTAGATAACCAAGGAATGTGGAACTTGAGGTCGGCGATGTGGGGCCGCCACTATCTCGGACAACAGCTGTATCTCAGGGTGTGGAACTCGGAAAAGAGCCTTTCTAATGAATATGACCCTCCTACTGATATGCTCCTCTGTGGAAAAGCTATCGGATTACATACATAA